The Carassius auratus strain Wakin chromosome 7, ASM336829v1, whole genome shotgun sequence genome contains the following window.
attaatgacattaatgAATGCTATTTCTTACCAGCTCTTGCTTTGGCCTATAATATAAAGAATTGTTAAGTCCAATGTTTTAGGAATACATTTGCAAATTATGGAGACATTTTTATGTAAACGTTGTAATATGATCCCACTTGGGTTTGTTACTTCAGGATGGCATGAACAAGATTAAGTATTGTTTTCAATGATTTTATGGGTATTACACACAGAGTTTGAGATTACTTTAACACATtaagattaccaaaaaaaaaaaaaaacttaaggagTCTTAAAATCTCAATAATGGTGTCTTCTTCAAGTGGAGGTGAAATTAACTTCTTAATGCAGTTATAATACCTTAAATCTGGAAAGGAATGCTGGTTTCTTGATCAGCGTTCCTTGTGTAAATTCAGAAAAGCCAaaataattatgatgttttaatatattcaatatacttttgattttttttatgtttatgtctgtaGGCCATAAACCATCATTATTCATTGTGTAGCTCGTCAGCATCTATGGTAATTAGACATTTCTCAAACATTAGGGCACAAATGAAATCAACAGTCAAGAGGAAGATTTATGAAGATATTGGAGCTCCTTTACCCACTGATTCCCCAAAGAAGAGTAGCAAGAAGGTGGCGGTTTCTATGGCTCCCCCAGCCCCACCTAAAGTCATTGCTGTGCCATCCTCTCAGGTTGTGGTGACTGCGGGTTTACAGCGGCCAACCACAGGTCCATCTAACATTAAGTCATCAAAGACAGCAGGTAAGAACTTCTTAATGCATTCAGTTGTGTTGTTCATTTTACTCTTTCAGATCAACTTATTACTTTATCTCATTCAACCTAAACAATTTTCAGCATTTTGAATAGTACAATGTAACTACTGCATTCATATAATGTTTCCTCAGATGTCACTCTCAGCGCACTGAATGACTCTGATGCCAACAGCGATCTGGTAGATATCGAGGGCTTGGGTGATAGTTCCACATCTAAAAAGCTCAATTTTGATCAAggtaagaaacttttttttttctctctaaatttTGAAAATCTttcagtccccccccccccccccccccccgttccCAGGGGAACAcaatatctgtatttatttttttcccagcagATAGTCTAAATCTCGACTCCAGTCTCATCATGAATTCCAGTGACTTGCCATTGTTATCCCGCTGAAATCTTCTGCAACATGCAATCAGGAAAAGGAACTAATCATGTCACTTCAGTGCGGGGTTCAAGAAACTTGCGTTTTTTAATCTGGAGACAGTTCTCTTTTTTCCAGGAAAGACTCATTTCTAAGTTAATAGTGAAGCTAGGCATATTTTACCAATGAAGGACACAGTTTTAAGAGGCTGGCAAAttttgcttaataaatatttctgtTCTGGGtccaaaatgtatcattttaaaacaaattactgTAAAGACattattgtgtaatttttttaaccattatCAATAAAGTATCATGACCATTGCTTTGTTTTTGGGGGAAAGTTGTGcaaaaaactttaaatgtattgttttgtgTGTTAATGCTTTGCTTCGTATATTGCTTAAAAAAAGGAGGGGGAGGGGGTTGGTTTTTGAGTTGTTTTTTCCTTAGACATTTTGTAATATCTTTGGTCTGTTTACCTCATaatatacttttattaaattttttacagaaaaccaaaaaaaaataaaaaaatactacttttAGACTGAGGTTTAACTTAAGATGATCTTCATCCAGGCTTTTCTGGAAACTTCTGTGGCATTTTCCACTTCATAAGTGCAGTTTAAGC
Protein-coding sequences here:
- the LOC113105795 gene encoding chromatin complexes subunit BAP18 isoform X2, encoding MTSASTKVGEIFSAAGAAFTKLGELTMQLHPVADISPAGAQMKSTVKRKIYEDIGAPLPTDSPKKSSKKVAVSMAPPAPPKVIAVPSSQVVVTAGLQRPTTGPSNIKSSKTADVTLSALNDSDANSDLVDIEGLGDSSTSKKLNFDQDSLNLDSSLIMNSSDLPLLSR
- the LOC113105795 gene encoding chromatin complexes subunit BAP18 isoform X1: MTSASTKVGEIFSAAGAAFTKLGELTMQLHPVADISPAGAQMKSTVKRKIYEDIGAPLPTDSPKKSSKKVAVSMAPPAPPKVIAVPSSQVVVTAGLQRPTTGPSNIKSSKTADVTLSALNDSDANSDLVDIEGLGDSSTSKKLNFDQADSLNLDSSLIMNSSDLPLLSR